The following coding sequences lie in one Arachis hypogaea cultivar Tifrunner chromosome 9, arahy.Tifrunner.gnm2.J5K5, whole genome shotgun sequence genomic window:
- the LOC140175133 gene encoding uncharacterized mitochondrial protein AtMg00810-like — MKVPEGLHAKLGQECKLEKSLYGLKQASRQWNSKLKSVLVELGFKQCKPDYSLFTKSTPKGFTTVLIYVDDLILAGDDLNEIENVKKILDDRFWIKDIGDLKYFLSLEVARSQRGIDLYQQKYVLDLLKETGFEGCKPVPTPMDYGAKLSKSDGKLLSDSTPYRRIIEKLLYLSNTRPDISFAMGKLSLFLNCPTTEHLRAAHRILRYVKGSLATGLFFSAKSDLNLTGFSDSDRAGCPDSRRSISAYYSYLGSSLVSWKSKKQLTVTASSSEAEYRALALAIREVQWMSYVLWDLANHFRRQRTSTVIASLLCTLPLIQSSMNRQSISKRIATLSATNYKKG, encoded by the coding sequence ATGAAGGTGCCAGAAGGACTTCATGCAAAGCTAGGACAAGAGTGCAAACTTGAGAAGTCACTATATGGATTGAAACAAGCTAGTAGGCAGTGGAATTCAAAACTCAAATCTGTTCTTGTGGAGCTGGGTTTCAAGCAATGCAAACCAGATTATAGTTTGTTCACAAAATCAACTCCAAAAGGATTCACAACAGTCTTAATTTACGTTGATGATTTGATTTTGGCAGGTGATGATCTCAATGAGATTGAGAATGTGAAGAAGATACTTGATGATAGATTTTGGATCAAAGATATTGGGGACCTCAAATATTTTCTTAGCTTAGAAGTGGCTAGATCACAAAGAGGAATTGATTTGTATCAACAAAAATATGTGTTGGATTTGCTTAAAGAAACAGGTTTTGAGGGATGCAAGCCTGTCCCAACACCAATGGATTATGGTGCAAAGCTAAGTAAAAGTGATGGGAAGCTACTGTCTGATTCTACTCCATACCGAAGAATCATTGAAAAGTTGCTCTATCTTTCGAACACTAGGCCGGATATAAGTTTTGCTATGGGAAAATTGAGTCTATTTTTGAATTGTCCTACCACAGAGCATTTGCGAGCTGCTCATCGAATATTGAGGTACGTGAAAGGATCCCTAGCTACTGGCCTTTTCTTCTCAGCCAAATCAGACTTGAATCTCACAGGCTTCTCAGACTCGGACCGGGCAGGGTGTCCTGACTCTAGGAGGTCGATCTCAGCTTATTACTCTTATCTTGGATCATCTCTTGTTAGTTGGAAGAGCAAAAAGCAACTTACAGTCACTGCTTCCTCCTCCGAGGCAGAATATAGGGCGTTAGCACTTGCAATTAGGGAGGTCCAATGGATGAGTTATGTTCTTTGGGACTTGGCGAACCACTTTAGAAGGCAGCGAACATCTACTGTGATAGCAAGTCTGCTGTGTACATTGCCACTAATCCAGTCTTCTATGAACAGACAAAGCATATCGAAGCGGATTGCCACATTGTCCGCTACAAACTACAAGAAAGGGTGA